CAGATGACCCAGCGATTTCCCCTCCTAAGAAAAAGTATGGCCTGCCAGTCAAAACATCGCCCACACGATTATTTTCTTAATAAAACCTAACGCTACAAGAGCAAGAATAGGCGAGATATCTATTCCAATTCTCATTGGCGGTAGAATCTCCTGGATTGGCTTCAAAATAGGGTTGGTAATTTTGTACAAAAACTGAACCACTGGATTGTAAGCGTTATGCGGGACCCAGGATAAAATGACTCTTGCGATCAGGCAGAGATACAAAAACTGGAATAGTAGGTTTATAAATCTGTAAAGCGTGTAATCCATGAGTAAATCCCCATTATTGATTCACCCGAAACTTCCCCAAGAATCAACCAAATGTCAAAGCAAACGAGAAACCAATGAAATCGCAAACATAGAATCTTGGCCGAGAGTTGGAATTAAGATTGATCATAGTAGGTTCTATTGACAGAAAAATCTTCGGGAGACGGGGGGTTGGACTGTGGTAACTAGTTGATTTTATTGAGTAATTGTGTCAGAAAAGTCCTATTTAGATGCT
This genomic interval from Candidatus Neomarinimicrobiota bacterium contains the following:
- a CDS encoding YggT family protein, yielding MDYTLYRFINLLFQFLYLCLIARVILSWVPHNAYNPVVQFLYKITNPILKPIQEILPPMRIGIDISPILALVALGFIKKIIVWAMF